One genomic segment of Mytilus trossulus isolate FHL-02 chromosome 4, PNRI_Mtr1.1.1.hap1, whole genome shotgun sequence includes these proteins:
- the LOC134716442 gene encoding LOW QUALITY PROTEIN: beta-1,3-galactosyltransferase 1-like (The sequence of the model RefSeq protein was modified relative to this genomic sequence to represent the inferred CDS: substituted 1 base at 1 genomic stop codon), whose amino-acid sequence MTTGAMRVKYSVLFGKNVNPHPYRYIRQPSTVCNFNGYNHELNLLILVKSNVFQIGHRMAIRATWGNLTYSSVHIAFLLGYSPVVESFVKMEYNIYNDLIQEDFIDHYRNNTLKTIMGFHWAVYHCRQAXFVLFVDDDYYVNEYSHKHWPSFISGGSMLLSMDVVTKFANTFPYVKSIHLDDVYLGMVAQVLKIKLTQDKRF is encoded by the exons ATGACAACAGGTGCAATGAGAGTCAAATATAGCGTACTGTTCGGCAAGAATGTTAATCCACATCCATATAGATATATTAGACAGCCATCTACTGTTTGTAACTTCAATGGCTATAACCATGAACTAAATTTGCTGATCTTAGTAAAATCAAATGTGTTTCAAATTGGACATCGCATGGCTATCCGAGCTACGTGGGGTAACTTAACCTACAGTTCAGTTCACATAGCATTCTTACTTGGATATTCACCGGTTGTTGAATCGTTCGTTAAGAtggaatataatatatataatgatctGATCCAAGAGGACTTTATTGACCATTATCGGAACAATACTTTGAAAACGATCATGGGATTTCACTGGGCAGTCTATCACTGTAGGCAAGCTTAATTCGTTTTATTTGTAGATGATGACTATTATGTAAAT GAATATTCTCACAAACATTGGCCTTCATTCATCAGCGGTGGGTCAATGTTATTGTCTATGGACGTGGTTACAAAATTTGCAAATACCTTCCCGTACGTTAAATCGATACATCTGGATGATGTGTACCTCGGAATGGTTGCTcaagttctaaaaataaaacttacacAAGACAAGAGATTTTAA